The nucleotide sequence tgcacggcagatctagattcagaaaacaacctaactcatggattttatatggagattcatgtgttcaggctacagtagttgttaatttaaatgcggtatgtttgtattgtttgctccagagatgtatatctcgtacgtatagagcgttctgaacttttcagtcgcaaaagtagtaccaaaacagaacagcttctcaacccattgcactatcgaggattcaggctgttgctggctcgttatttgtttggttgctgggtcattatcgaaaaataactagctctacaagtttacagaggtaaagaagcagaggggggaataaaacaaAGAGGCGTGCAGCTCTTTAtaatcaaaacaaaactgaacaagaAAATGCGAGCAAGATAGAATTACGGCTCGCCGGGTTTGCTTTTTATCGTTTCCGTCATTAGGCCTTGATGTTTTGGCCATTTTATCGACAAATGGCAAAACGAGAGGAGATTAGAAGATGCATTTACTGCACATTTGCTGCGTCCCTGCACCCCTCTTGGCAAGCCCTGAAACTCGCAAATCCAGGAGAGGGAAAAAACTGATAAAGCGGAATTTATGCATGATCATGTATCCTATTGATGTAGCGTTACACGGGAAAACTCAACAAAGATTTTGCATAAACTAAATCTCATATTTCACGGTCATTATTTTCGTTATCGTGCTTGATGGTAAgtggtttgtgtgttgtgtctgtacGGATGCGTTAAGCACACAAACATTCAATACAAACGTAAATCAAGTGGGTTCACGTTTCGACCACGTTTATCCGCCATGTTGTCCAAATCCCAGATGAAGCACTATTCCCGTGACGTAGTACATAATTCCAATACAATGACGTAGTACACAATACAACAGTAAGTATTTAATGTCAACACCTTTTCCCTCTCGACTGTGTGACATTTTAACCACATTTTAATTCTTGTGAGATGGTGTCTGGTTTGAAAAACTGTAAAACGACGGAGCTACTTTAATCGGAATTTTTTTTAAGTGTAAAAGTTAAATGCAATAATACTCTAGTCAATGCATTTTTCCCGAGGTGGGACCAAAGCATTTCTATTCAACAGAAGGTCTGTGACAATATATCCTTTTGGAAATGCCCTGATATCTTTTTCAAGAGTTGGCTGACTGCGCAAAGTTCATTAGTCGGCTTGCCATGGAATCAATAGCTATCCCAAAACGCACTCCCAGAGGTTGTCAAGTGTTCGGTCATCCGAAACTTACTTATCGACTGCTCGTTAAAGACTCTCCCTTCAAGCCTGCTGCTCATCTCGACTCTCCCTTCAAACTTGCTGCTCATCTCGACTCTCTCTTCAAGCCTGCTGCTCATCTCGACTCTCCCTTCAAGCCTGCTGCTCATCTCGACTCTCCCTTCAAGCCTGCTGCTCATCTCGACTCTCCCTTCAAGCCTGCTGCTCATCTCGACTCTCCCTTCAAGCCTACTGCTCATCTCGACTCTCCCTTCAAGCCTACTGCTCATCTCGACTCTCCCTTCAAGCCTACTGCTCATCTCGACTCTCTCTTCAAGCCTGCTGCTCATCTCGACTCTCCCTTCAAGCCTACTGCTCATCTCGACTCTCCCTTCAAGCCTACTGCTCATCTCGACTCTCCCTTCAAACTTGCTGCTCATCTCGACTCTCCCTTCAAGCCTGCTGCTCATCTCGACTCTCCCTTCAAGCCTACTGCTCATCTCGACTCTCCCTTCAAACTTGCTGCTCATCTCGACTCTCTCTTCAAGCCTACTGCTCATCTCGACTCTCCCTTCAAACTTGCTGCTCATCTCGACTCTCTCTTCAAGCCTACTGCTCATCTCGACTCTCTCTTCAAGCCTGCTGCTCATCTCAACTCTCCCTTCAAACTTGCTCATCTCAACTCTCCCTTCAAGCCTGCTGCTCATCTCGACTCTCCCTTCAAGCCTGTTGCTCATCTCAACTCTCCATTCAAGCCTACTGCTCATCTCGACTCTCCCTTCAAGCCTACTGCTCATCTCGACTCTCCCTTCAAGCCTACCGCTCATCTCGACTCTCCCTTCAAACTTGCTGCTCATCTCGACTCTCCCTTCAAGCCTGCTGCTCATCTCGACTCTCCCTTCAAGCCTGCTGCTCATCTCAACTCTCCCTTCAAGCCTACTGCTCATCTCGACTCTCCCTTCAAGCCTACTGCTCATCTCGACTCTCCCTTCAATCCTACTGCTCATCTCAACTCTCCCTTCAAGCCTGCTGCTCATCTCAACTCTCCCTTCAAGCCTACTGCTCATCTCGACTCTCCCTTCAAGCCTGCTGCTCATCTCAACTCTCCCTTCAAGCCTACTGCTCATCTCGACTCTCCCTTCAAGCCTACTGCTCATCTCAACTCTCCCTTCAAGCCTGCTGCTCATCTCGACTCTCCCTTCAAGCCTACTGCTCATCTCGACTCTCCCTTCAAGCCCGCTGCTCATCTCGA is from Littorina saxatilis isolate snail1 linkage group LG5, US_GU_Lsax_2.0, whole genome shotgun sequence and encodes:
- the LOC138965980 gene encoding protein piccolo-like, which encodes MESIAIPKRTPRGCQVFGHPKLTYRLLVKDSPFKPAAHLDSPFKLAAHLDSLFKPAAHLDSPFKPAAHLDSPFKPAAHLDSPFKPAAHLDSPFKPTAHLDSPFKPTAHLDSPFKPTAHLDSLFKPAAHLDSPFKPTAHLDSPFKPTAHLDSPFKLAAHLDSPFKPAAHLDSPFKPTAHLDSPFKLAAHLDSLFKPTAHLDSPFKLAAHLDSLFKPTAHLDSLFKPAAHLNSPFKLAHLNSPFKPAAHLDSPFKPVAHLNSPFKPTAHLDSPFKPTAHLDSPFKPTAHLDSPFKLAAHLDSPFKPAAHLDSPFKPAAHLNSPFKPTAHLDSPFKPTAHLDSPFNPTAHLNSPFKPAAHLNSPFKPTAHLDSPFKPAAHLNSPFKPTAHLDSPFKPTAHLNSPFKPAAHLDSPFKPTAHLDSPFKPAAHLDSPFKPAAHLNSPFKPTAHLDSPFKPAAHLDSPFKPTAHLDSPFKPTAHLDSPF